The sequence GTCCAATAATCCTTCTATACCGCTTTCCTCATAACGATCAATGTAACGCCGAAATGTCCGTGTGCATACTCCCAATATCCGAGCTGCTTCTTCCTGGTTCAATCGACCTTCTGTCCATACACCATAAGCCTCTTCAAATCGCATAATCCGAATCTCCTGTAACAACTCTGTCCTTCTCATTGGCCACCCTCCTGGTGACCCATTATAAACCGGACAGATTACGTGCTACAACTCCGGACAGATTACGTGCTTCTGACAAGAACAATAAAAATATTGACTATGAGTTAAAAACATGGCTTTATAATGCCTCTTTTTCAGATAAACCTTAAGTGAAGCTCCCCGCCCACAGTGCGGGCTTGCGGGTGCACTCCCGGTCAAAGTGCTTAGTGTTTATTATGTCACACAGGTGAGGATTAAATGGAATCCATTATTGTTGCTTCCAAGAACCGGATGGCTTGCGAGTCAATTAAAGACTGCTTTCGGTTAGAATATAAAGTTGATGTAGCGACTACCAGGGAATCTTGCCTGGATCTGTTCGTAAAAAAGCGTTACGAAATTCTCTTTATTGACGTAGAACTCCTTCAATCCGGATCAGCTTCTGTTAACGGACGCATCAATTATAAAGACGCCTTTCAACCCTTCTGGCATATATTTCCCAATATTGAAATTATTGTTATGTCATCTCAAGAAATGATCCGAGAGGCCGTTATGGCCGTCAAAGCCGGAGCAAGCAATTATTTTACGTATCCCGTTGATATAGATGAACTTAATTTTGTAACCGAAAGCACCTATGAATCCAGAATAATGCAATCGGAGCTGGATTATCTTCGTGACAAATTCTGGCAGATGGATTCACTTGAAGTTGTCAAAACCAATAGTCCGGCGATGAGAAAAGTCTTTGAAAGGGTTCGTTCTGTAGCACTAACAAAAACAACTGTTTTGTTAACAGGGGAAACAGGAACAGGTAAAGGTTTGCTGGCAAAACTCATACATCGCCACAGTAATAGGGCGAAAGCCCAATTTATTACCGTACATTGTGGCGCAATTCCCGACACCCTTCT comes from Syntrophales bacterium and encodes:
- a CDS encoding helix-turn-helix domain-containing protein, which produces MRRTELLQEIRIMRFEEAYGVWTEGRLNQEEAARILGVCTRTFRRYIDRYEESGIEGLLD